Within Microbaculum marinisediminis, the genomic segment CGGTTCGCGTCGACGCGACCGTAGCCGATGCGGCCCAGCTTATGTTGGACCACCGTATCAGTGGGTTACCGGTGATCGACGAGCAAGGAAGTCTTGTCGGCATGATCACGGAGCGTGATCTTCTGCGGCGAGTTGAGGTCGAGACCAACCGCGAGCGACCTCATTGGCTCGAGCTCTTGCTCGGCGCGGGAGAGCTGGCGGAGGAATATGTCCGAACGCACACCAAGCGAATTGAAGACGTGATGACCCGGGACGTGGTGACTGTTTCGAGTGACACGCTTCTGAGCGAGGTCGTATCATTGATGGAGCGGCGCGACATCAAACGAATTCCGGTTGTTCGGGATGGCAAGGTAATCGGCATCGTCAGCCGCGCCAATATTCTGCGCGCCCTGGCCCGTCGCATCGACGATAAGCCCCCGACCGCCGGAGACGACCTCACGGTCCGGCGGAGTGTTTTGGAGGAGCTTGAAAAGCACGGTTGGATACCGGGTGGCGGCCTAGAGATCGTAGCACGGGATGGAGTTGTCGAACTGCGCGGGACGGTCGGTGACGAGCGCGTACGCCAAGCCATTCGTGTCGCCGCCGAGAGCCTACCAGGCGTCAAGCAAGTGGAGGACCGGCTGCACGTCGCAGGGACGCCACCGGGTTGGATCTGAAACGCTACCCGGTCGGCAGCCGAGGAGCGGAGGTTGCGGTGGCGGGGATTCTGACGATCACCATGAGTCCGACGATCGATATTTCGGCGTCGACACGGAATGTAGTCCCCATTCACAAACTGAGCTGCAGTGGGGTACGCCGTGATCCTGGCGGTGGTGGGATCAACGTGGCAAGGGTCGTACGGCGCTTCGGAATGGAATGCCGCGCCCTCTATCCCACGGGTGGCTATACTGGAGATTTTCTTCGCGCGCTCATGGACAAGGAAGGCGTTGAAAGCCTTCACGTGACGATTGCTGCCGACACTCGCGAGAGCTTCACATTGTTCGAGGAGTCAAGCGAGCAAGAGTATCGGTTCGTCCTGCCCGGCCCGGAGTTGCGAGAAGAGGAGTGGCAATGTTGTCTCGACCGGTTGGCAGCGCTTCCGCACCGTCCGGCCTACCTTGTGGCAAGTGGTAGCCTGCCACCTGGCGTGCCGGATGACTTTTATGCGCGGGTTGCTCGGATCGCGGAATTGCTCGGCGCGCGGTTAGTCGTTGACAGCTCGGGAGCGGCATTGAAGGCGGCGTTGGACGCGGGCATATATCTCGTCAAGCCCAACCTTCGTGAGTTGCGGGAGCTCACTGGAGAATCTCTCGAGCTGCAATCGGAATGGGAGGATGCGGCAACGGCGCTGATCAGTGCCGGCAAATCCGAAATCGTCGCGCTAACGTTGGGTGAGGACGGCGCATTTCTCGTCAGCCCGATGGGATGTCTGCGCGCGACAGGACTTCAAGTTGATATTCACAGCGCGGTCGGGGCCGGCGACAGCTTTCTCGCCGCAATGGTGTGGCAGTTGTCGCTTGGCCGAAGCCTCGAATGCGCGTTCCGATACGGCGTGGCTGCCGGGACAGCCGCCCTTGGTACACCGGGCACGGAGTTGTGTCGCATCCAGGACGTCGAGCGGCTGTACGGCGAAGTTCGCGTTGAGCCTGTGGCGTGTACGGGGCGGCGAAATAGTTTGTAAATCTGATTGATACCCATGGCCTTGCGCGACCATGTTCACGCGACTCGTGCATAAGGCGCGGCGAAAGCGCATGGCGGCGGAATGGATTTAATCCTGATCAATGACAATTTCGCCGTAATTGAGGTATTGTTTTAAAAGTAGCAATCGGCGTTAAAAGCGAAAAGGCCCGAAGACCGACGCTCGCGGCGGCGCATCTAGAGTCGGTGACTCCTCAAAGCTGTTAGCCAAGCTATTTCGTTCCTGACTGCATCATATGACTCTGGCGCCTGCCCTTGCCGTGCGGATATGCACAATGGGAGGCAAGTTATGCATGAATCTGCCGTGGCAACAGACTGCGGCTCGCGTGAGCGAGCTACCCCGTCAAACTCGTTGTCGAGCACGGCCTTTCGTCGTGTTGTGGCGTGTGTGGATACGTCAGAGCTGTCGCGCAAGGTGATCCCTCATGCCGTTGTACTAGCCAATGCGGTACGAGCTCCGCTTACCGTACTTCACGTCCTGGAAATCGAACCGACGGCCGGAATACCACCGGACCCCGTAGAGTGGGACGTCCGCCGCCACAGAGCCCACGACCACGCCGTGCGACTTGTTAGGTCGCACGGTGGCGACGTTCCAGAGATCGACGTCCGCATCATTGAGGGCCGCCCGGCCGAGCAGATCTGCCTATGGTCTCGCAGCCATGAGGTGGGCGTGACGGTAATAGGGACCCGCAGCGACTCGGGGACGCCGGCGTGGCAACTCGGCGACACGGCGCGCAAACTCTTGGACCAGGCTTCCGGGATGCTGCTTCTTGTACCCGCGACAGTCGCGGATGTGCCGATAGTGCATTATCGGCGGCTGTTGGTGCCGCTCGACGGGTCGTGCCAGGCGGAGAGCACACTTCCACTCGCGATGCGAATCGCAGAGGCCGAAGACGCAGAGTTGCTGCTCGTTCACGTGGTTCCCGTGCCGGAGCTGACAGAGGTCGGTCCGCTCGAGGCAGCAGATATCAGACTGCGGCAAGACGTAATCAGCCGAAATGAGCAGGTCGCCCGCCAGTATCTCAACCGCATTCGCGCCCTCGTCGCGGAACGCGGCATCGGGGCAAGAAATGTAATACTTTCCGACAACGATGTCCGCAGCCAACTCACCCGGCTCATTGTCGAGGAAGCAGTGGACCTTGTCGTCTTGTCGGCGCATGGTCGCAGCGGTCGCGCCGACGTCTCGTGCGGGAGCGTTGCTTCCTATTTGGTAACGCATGCACAGGCACCGCTGCTGCTCAAGCTTAACGGCACTCTAGCGTCGGCCCGACGTATGATTCCTGGAAGTGGCCGGAACGGGCGGTTTCTCAGCCGCGCCGCGCTGTGAACGACTGGGAAGAGGAAATCCCAATTGATCCATTGGCGGCCGCAGCGCATGAAATTGGCGCTCGCCATGCGATCTCGAAACTGAAGCCAGATCGCATTGCAGCGTTGTCGCGGATCGACCAGATGTCGGGATGGCTGACGCGCGCGCGCGCGGCCGCCGCCCACCCCCCGCCGGAGGCCACCAAGGCAGCCGAGTGGCTACTCGACAACGACTACCAGATTCAGCGCGCTATCGTGCAGATCGAGCATGATCTGCCGCCCCGGTTCTACGAGCGGCTCGCGCGTCTGGAGGGGGGCACGGACGACGGTCTGCCGCGTATCTATGCAACCGCTCACGAATTCCTCCGCGCCTCACATCTTCAGGTTTCGCTCAGTGCCGCAGTCCGATTTGTGCAGGCCTATCAGGAGAGCGCCTCGCTCACCATCGCGGAGCTGTGGGCGTTCCCGACGATGCTTCGACTGGCCTGCCTCGAATTCATGGCTTGTGGTTGTCAGCGACTCTTTCCGGGGCTTGATCCTCCCTTCGCACCAACACCCCATGCAGCGTCATGTCCGGAGTTCGAGGACACTGAGTGCGTCGCGCGCGCGCTTGCAAATCTTGGCGTAATCGCCGCCATTCCGTGGAAGGACTTTTTCGATCGGACCAGCCTCGTCGAAGCTGTCCTCGCGAGCGATCCGGCAGGAATCTATTCGCGTATGGCGTTCGAGACGCGTGATGCATACCGCAAGGCGGTGGAGGAGATTGCATCAGCGGCAAAGCGATCTGAGACGGAAGTCGCTGATTGTGTGATCGGCGGGGCGGGCACGGCCGGCGCCGCGCCGCCGCGCGACCATGTCGGATATTGGCTGGTCGG encodes:
- a CDS encoding CBS domain-containing protein, translating into VRVDATVADAAQLMLDHRISGLPVIDEQGSLVGMITERDLLRRVEVETNRERPHWLELLLGAGELAEEYVRTHTKRIEDVMTRDVVTVSSDTLLSEVVSLMERRDIKRIPVVRDGKVIGIVSRANILRALARRIDDKPPTAGDDLTVRRSVLEELEKHGWIPGGGLEIVARDGVVELRGTVGDERVRQAIRVAAESLPGVKQVEDRLHVAGTPPGWI
- a CDS encoding 1-phosphofructokinase family hexose kinase: MDLKRYPVGSRGAEVAVAGILTITMSPTIDISASTRNVVPIHKLSCSGVRRDPGGGGINVARVVRRFGMECRALYPTGGYTGDFLRALMDKEGVESLHVTIAADTRESFTLFEESSEQEYRFVLPGPELREEEWQCCLDRLAALPHRPAYLVASGSLPPGVPDDFYARVARIAELLGARLVVDSSGAALKAALDAGIYLVKPNLRELRELTGESLELQSEWEDAATALISAGKSEIVALTLGEDGAFLVSPMGCLRATGLQVDIHSAVGAGDSFLAAMVWQLSLGRSLECAFRYGVAAGTAALGTPGTELCRIQDVERLYGEVRVEPVACTGRRNSL
- a CDS encoding universal stress protein, with product MHESAVATDCGSRERATPSNSLSSTAFRRVVACVDTSELSRKVIPHAVVLANAVRAPLTVLHVLEIEPTAGIPPDPVEWDVRRHRAHDHAVRLVRSHGGDVPEIDVRIIEGRPAEQICLWSRSHEVGVTVIGTRSDSGTPAWQLGDTARKLLDQASGMLLLVPATVADVPIVHYRRLLVPLDGSCQAESTLPLAMRIAEAEDAELLLVHVVPVPELTEVGPLEAADIRLRQDVISRNEQVARQYLNRIRALVAERGIGARNVILSDNDVRSQLTRLIVEEAVDLVVLSAHGRSGRADVSCGSVASYLVTHAQAPLLLKLNGTLASARRMIPGSGRNGRFLSRAAL